A DNA window from Siniperca chuatsi isolate FFG_IHB_CAS linkage group LG6, ASM2008510v1, whole genome shotgun sequence contains the following coding sequences:
- the LOC122877716 gene encoding uncharacterized protein LOC122877716 — translation MTAREKHHLSQKCSSGYFYDIIDGELMLSHPLFSSRPSALQIILYSDEIEICNPLGSHASKNKLLMFYYTLGNINPKYRSKLASIRLLAIAKQSELSERGVDAILARLHEDLVNLYNGVKIHLPCGEHEIYGAVVSICGDTLAQHELCGFKEGVGFAYSKCRHCECSFEDMQMFFNEENFEQRTLERHIRQCSDIEKASTEYLRNSLKTTYGVNRRSKVMDSPAFNLIQQTPQDIMHVILEGIAPLEIKCMLKQLVLLGQLDLDVFSADIIGFPYSPQDTRDRPSPIAYTTLASNDNKLKQSSGQMLVLLKILPFLLDVIKGTAYFSFILELLEIVQILFSPVISLETIDKLKVLEQHLKHFKDLFSENNITPKQHYLIHVPSQIKLLGPMLRHMCMRFESKHCFFKKMGFKSKFQKCL, via the exons ATGACTGCTAGAGAGAAACATCATCTCTCACAG aaatgcAGCAGTGGATATTTTTATGACATCATAGATGGTGAACTAATGCTTTCACACCCATTATTTTCTTCTAGACCCTCTGCTTTACAGATAATCCTTTATTCGGATGAAATCGAAATTTGCAATCCACTTGGGTCTCATGCTTCAAAGAATAAGTTGCTCATGTTTTACTACACTTTGGGAAACATTAATCCAAAGTACAGGTCAAAATTAGCTTCAATCCGCCTTCTTGCTATTGCAAAGCAAAGTGAACTCTCAGAACGTGGAGTTGATGCCATATTGGCAAGACTGCATGAGGACTTGGTTAATCTATATAATGGCGTGAAGATTCATCTTCCATGTGGTGAACATGAGATATATGGAGCAGTGGTTTCCATATGTGGAGATACTTTAGCTCAACATGAGTTGTGTGGATTCAAAGAGGGTGTGGGCTTTGCGTACAGTAAATGCCGACATTGTGAATGTTCTTTTGAGgacatgcaaatgttttttaatgaagaaaaCTTTGAACAAAGAACACTGGAAAGACATATTCGACAGTGCAGTGACATTGAGAAAGCCAGTACTGAGTATCTCAGGAACAGCCTTAAAACTACATATGGAGTAAACCGAAGGAGCAAAGTAATGGATTCCCCTGCCTTCAATTTAATCCAACAAACTCCTCAAGATATAATGCATGTAATTCTTGAGGGCATTGCTCCCTTGGAAATTAAGTGTATGCTGAAACAATTGGTTCTTTTGGGACAACTGGACCTAGATGTTTTTAGTGCTGATATCATTGGTTTCCCATACTCTCCACAAGATACTAGAGATAGGCCTAGCCCTATTGCGTACACTACATTAGCTTCCAATGACAACAAACTGAAGCAGTCATCAGGTCAAATGCTTGTTTTGCTCAAAATATTGCCCTTTCTGTTGGATGTGATTAAAGGTACTGCATATTTTTCCTTCATTCTTGAGCTTCTGGAGATTGTTCAAattttgttttcacctgttATTAGCCTTGAGACTATTGACAAGTTGAAAGTACTTGAACAGCATCTTAAACATTTTAAGGATCTTTTCTCAGAGAACAACATTACACCTAAACAGCATTACTTGATTCATGTTCCATCCCAGATTAAACTGTTGGGACCAATGCTTCGTCACATGTGCATGAGGTTCGAATCCAAacattgtttctttaaaaaaatgggTTTCAAAAGtaaatttcaaaaatgtctgtAA
- the LOC122877714 gene encoding uncharacterized protein LOC122877714 isoform X1, translating to MDGLDEVAISTLKAANIGEDILPTLSRDDIRDLFPGPEHFLRRKAIWLITHKEERGHTTIPVEGSSADDEHDGGPKRDDPSTSKFLKLPSPEYVLFTDSELQHVRRTYFEQKHLGKEGEVTLSKELFCRLIRNTMTNMISIARASSDDYKYPTKHEVIAMAKRLVEYYPMIDKSTGSSHEWDTVAKKLLKRLSNIRSPAKAKHPPSKRARLDEVPSAAAGSDYDADSSASTVHLSQPSRSSTPRQENDSIDEASDGPDNSLDSQKTQARHYRTLQEMYKAKKPTKAAVTHLLDLEFQSRRNFIETEVLKEQDRPTKILQAYPCFKDLDHAMDELRRIIEPNNCRYISEVKGRWETFYSKVQFYGVMKKVMKPPRTLNGVVEHAIAVFAALPLLPSGSAAPKKLVPISEALFHVLTPSEDPDTYIHRRVLSSPVLLVGEENCMVVVGTTPVVTFEKDLLHEGHFT from the exons ATGGACGGACTTGATGAAGTTGCGATTTCTACCCTAAAAG CTGCTAACATTGGGGAAGACATTTTACCAACTCTCTCACGGGATGATATCCGAGATCTCTTTCCTGGTCCTGAGCACTTCCTGCGGCGCAAAGCCATTTGGCTCATTACTCATAAGGAAGAACGG gGGCACACCACCATTCCTGTTGAAGGTTCATCAGCTGATGATGAACATGATGGAGGTCCAAAAAGAGACGACCCCAGCACTTCAAAGTTTTTAAAGTTGCCCAGCCCAGAATATGTCCTCTTCACTGATAGTGAACTACAACACGTGAGACGTACATATTTCGAGCAGAAGCATCTTGGAAAAGAGGGTGAAGTCACCTTATCAAAAGAGCTCTTTTGCCGACTCATCCgaaatacaatgacaaatatgATATCTATTGCAAGAGCCTCTTCAGATGACTACAAATATCCCACTAAACATGAAGTTATCGCCATGGCAAAGCGGTTAGTGGAATACTACCCTATGATAGATAAGTCAACTGGATCGAGTCATGAGTGG gaCACTGTTGCCAAAAAGCTATTGAAGAGACTTTCGAATATCCGAAGTCCTGCGAAGGCCAAACACCCTCCATCCAAGAGAGCACGTCTGGATGAAGTACCGTCTGCTGCAGCGGGAAGCGACTATGATGCTGATTCCAGTGCGTCAACAGTTCATCTATCACAACCTTCAAGATCAAGCACCCCACGACaagaaaatgacagcattgATGAAGCAT CCGATGGTCCAGACAACAGCCTTGACAGCCAGAAAACACAGGCACGACATTACAGGACTCTACAAGAAATGTACAAAGCAAAGAAGCCAACCAAAGCTGCTGTAACTCATCTATTAGACCTGGAGTTCCAGTCCAGAAGAAATTTCATTGAAACTGAAGTTTTGAAGGAGCAAGACAGACCCACAAAAATTTTACAGGCATACCCGTGCTTCAAAGATCTGGACCAT GCAATGGATGAACTGCGGAGAATCATTGAGCCTAACAATTGCCGATACATTTCTGAGGTGAAAGGCAGGTGGGAGACCTTCTACTCCAAAGTTCAGTTTTATGGCGTCATGAAGAAAGTCATGAAGCCTCCAAGGACACTGAATGGAG TAGTTGAACATGCCATTGCTGTGTTTGCCGCCCTGCCACTGCTCCCATCTGGCTCTGCAGCACCCAAGAAACTGGTCCCAATCAGTGAGGCTCTTTTCCATGTTCTTACG CCCTCGGAGGATCCTGATACCTACATCCACCGGCGTGTGCTTTCTAGTCCTGTCCTGCTGGTTGGTGAGGAGAACTGCATGGTGGTTGTAGGTACAACTCCAGTTGTAACTTTTGAGAAAGATTTGCTCCACGAGGGGCATTTCACCTGA
- the LOC122877714 gene encoding uncharacterized protein LOC122877714 isoform X2: protein MDGLDEVAISTLKAANIGEDILPTLSRDDIRDLFPGPEHFLRRKAIWLITHKEERGHTTIPVEGSSADDEHDGGPKRDDPSTSKFLKLPSPEYVLFTDSELQHVRRTYFEQKHLGKEGEVTLSKELFCRLIRNTMTNMISIARASSDDYKYPTKHEVIAMAKRLVEYYPMIDKSTGSSHEWDTVAKKLLKRLSNIRSPAKAKHPPSKRARLDEVPSAAAGSDYDADSSASTVHLSQPSRSSTPRQENDSIDEASDGPDNSLDSQKTQARHYRTLQEMYKAKKPTKAAVTHLLDLEFQSRRNFIETEVLKEQDRPTKILQAYPCFKDLDHAMDELRRIIEPNNCRYISEVKGRWETFYSKVQFYGVMKKVMKPPRTLNGVEHAIAVFAALPLLPSGSAAPKKLVPISEALFHVLTPSEDPDTYIHRRVLSSPVLLVGEENCMVVVGTTPVVTFEKDLLHEGHFT from the exons ATGGACGGACTTGATGAAGTTGCGATTTCTACCCTAAAAG CTGCTAACATTGGGGAAGACATTTTACCAACTCTCTCACGGGATGATATCCGAGATCTCTTTCCTGGTCCTGAGCACTTCCTGCGGCGCAAAGCCATTTGGCTCATTACTCATAAGGAAGAACGG gGGCACACCACCATTCCTGTTGAAGGTTCATCAGCTGATGATGAACATGATGGAGGTCCAAAAAGAGACGACCCCAGCACTTCAAAGTTTTTAAAGTTGCCCAGCCCAGAATATGTCCTCTTCACTGATAGTGAACTACAACACGTGAGACGTACATATTTCGAGCAGAAGCATCTTGGAAAAGAGGGTGAAGTCACCTTATCAAAAGAGCTCTTTTGCCGACTCATCCgaaatacaatgacaaatatgATATCTATTGCAAGAGCCTCTTCAGATGACTACAAATATCCCACTAAACATGAAGTTATCGCCATGGCAAAGCGGTTAGTGGAATACTACCCTATGATAGATAAGTCAACTGGATCGAGTCATGAGTGG gaCACTGTTGCCAAAAAGCTATTGAAGAGACTTTCGAATATCCGAAGTCCTGCGAAGGCCAAACACCCTCCATCCAAGAGAGCACGTCTGGATGAAGTACCGTCTGCTGCAGCGGGAAGCGACTATGATGCTGATTCCAGTGCGTCAACAGTTCATCTATCACAACCTTCAAGATCAAGCACCCCACGACaagaaaatgacagcattgATGAAGCAT CCGATGGTCCAGACAACAGCCTTGACAGCCAGAAAACACAGGCACGACATTACAGGACTCTACAAGAAATGTACAAAGCAAAGAAGCCAACCAAAGCTGCTGTAACTCATCTATTAGACCTGGAGTTCCAGTCCAGAAGAAATTTCATTGAAACTGAAGTTTTGAAGGAGCAAGACAGACCCACAAAAATTTTACAGGCATACCCGTGCTTCAAAGATCTGGACCAT GCAATGGATGAACTGCGGAGAATCATTGAGCCTAACAATTGCCGATACATTTCTGAGGTGAAAGGCAGGTGGGAGACCTTCTACTCCAAAGTTCAGTTTTATGGCGTCATGAAGAAAGTCATGAAGCCTCCAAGGACACTGAATGGAG TTGAACATGCCATTGCTGTGTTTGCCGCCCTGCCACTGCTCCCATCTGGCTCTGCAGCACCCAAGAAACTGGTCCCAATCAGTGAGGCTCTTTTCCATGTTCTTACG CCCTCGGAGGATCCTGATACCTACATCCACCGGCGTGTGCTTTCTAGTCCTGTCCTGCTGGTTGGTGAGGAGAACTGCATGGTGGTTGTAGGTACAACTCCAGTTGTAACTTTTGAGAAAGATTTGCTCCACGAGGGGCATTTCACCTGA